A genomic stretch from Candidatus Nitrotoga arctica includes:
- a CDS encoding FAD-binding oxidoreductase, with the protein MNDITISQPYHGLLENEGHIRSNWGLSHTTKPAVYVEPISYADVQAVVCDKQRFPTPVHPVGSLLSVTSTIVNDGGTMLCTRKLDEILGLESDSTGRKVVRVQAGCRLKKLNMWLQARRMEIPFQAEIGEATVGSVAVGDTKDSSLDGLGYFSAHVVALTYVDDKGKLRTLSDYNDGIVFYEFKCSFGLSGIVVECQIEVRPATLCRSEISFEVFQSPEELAHRLISKREACDALFAIVFLNQLASFLDERFKAGFGSVTPVSSQPACEEFRIAKRLAIQHGFEGVEVPQPKELIYSRHDFVNEYWRPSADERRLDFQFYEHDIAQLTRVIVDSYKFTKEFEQQTGYAPNGWATYFVHRPEKEKKPFGLYSGGSGISFSFDPICSNPVEPRWQRFAQEYNKLAINTLGGNASPIQTQWLQPGDVKIPKKLAYPRFITKYYEQFLE; encoded by the coding sequence ATGAATGATATTACGATCTCTCAACCCTATCATGGCTTGCTTGAAAATGAAGGCCATATTCGCAGCAATTGGGGACTGAGCCATACAACGAAACCCGCCGTTTATGTCGAACCCATAAGCTACGCTGATGTGCAGGCCGTGGTGTGCGATAAGCAGCGGTTTCCAACGCCTGTCCACCCGGTTGGCTCACTATTATCTGTGACATCTACTATCGTCAATGACGGCGGGACGATGTTGTGTACGCGTAAGCTCGACGAAATTCTAGGCCTCGAATCAGACAGCACAGGAAGAAAGGTCGTTCGGGTGCAGGCGGGGTGCCGCCTTAAAAAGCTCAACATGTGGCTTCAAGCACGTAGAATGGAAATCCCGTTTCAGGCGGAAATCGGCGAGGCCACCGTAGGCTCCGTCGCGGTTGGCGATACCAAGGATTCGTCGTTGGATGGCCTCGGTTATTTTTCCGCGCATGTCGTCGCTCTGACTTATGTTGACGACAAAGGCAAGCTTCGCACACTGTCTGACTATAACGATGGAATTGTGTTTTATGAGTTCAAGTGTTCGTTTGGACTCTCCGGCATCGTCGTCGAATGCCAGATCGAAGTACGTCCGGCTACGCTTTGCAGGTCAGAAATATCATTTGAAGTTTTTCAGTCGCCGGAGGAACTTGCCCATCGGTTGATTAGCAAACGTGAGGCGTGTGACGCTTTGTTTGCGATTGTATTTCTTAATCAACTGGCGAGTTTCTTAGATGAGCGATTCAAGGCAGGTTTCGGTTCGGTAACGCCCGTTTCGTCACAGCCTGCCTGTGAGGAATTTCGCATCGCAAAACGCTTGGCGATCCAGCACGGATTTGAGGGGGTCGAAGTGCCGCAACCCAAAGAGCTTATTTACTCACGCCATGATTTTGTTAACGAGTACTGGCGCCCATCAGCGGATGAGCGCCGTCTTGACTTCCAGTTTTATGAACACGATATCGCGCAACTTACTCGTGTCATCGTCGACTCCTATAAATTTACAAAGGAGTTTGAACAGCAGACCGGCTATGCCCCGAACGGATGGGCGACCTATTTCGTCCATCGCCCGGAAAAAGAGAAGAAACCCTTCGGACTTTACTCGGGTGGTTCCGGTATTTCGTTCTCGTTTGACCCGATTTGTTCCAACCCTGTAGAACCTCGCTGGCAACGTTTCGCACAGGAATACAATAAGCTGGCGATTAACACGCTTGGCGGCAATGCCTCACCAATCCAAACACAATGGTTACAGCCTGGCGACGTAAAAATTCCGAAAAAGTTGGCTTACCCGCGTTTTATAACGAAATACTACGAGCAGTTTCTTGAGTAA
- a CDS encoding RNA-binding S4 domain-containing protein, whose translation MQQFEFKLNGEFIELNQLLKMVGVCDSGGAGKVLVAEGVVSVDGHVELRKTCKIRAGSVVTLGDVRITVLA comes from the coding sequence ATGCAACAATTTGAATTCAAGCTTAATGGCGAATTTATCGAGCTAAACCAACTGCTAAAAATGGTTGGCGTGTGCGATAGCGGCGGAGCGGGTAAGGTACTGGTCGCAGAAGGTGTGGTATCGGTGGACGGGCACGTGGAATTGCGCAAAACCTGCAAAATACGTGCAGGATCGGTGGTAACCCTAGGCGACGTGCGCATCACAGTGCTTGCATAA
- a CDS encoding putative quinol monooxygenase, protein MSGEVVRVIARITAQLDKVEELKSVLLGLVEPTRLEKGCVSYQLVQDKTDLAEFVFIEEWSSDSAIDVHMTSSHVQDAFLKAQSLLVKAPDIRKYGVLR, encoded by the coding sequence ATGTCAGGTGAAGTGGTAAGGGTGATCGCGAGGATCACTGCTCAGCTTGATAAAGTTGAGGAACTTAAATCTGTATTGCTGGGTCTTGTTGAACCCACGCGATTAGAAAAGGGTTGTGTCAGCTATCAGCTCGTACAAGATAAAACCGACCTCGCCGAGTTCGTCTTCATTGAAGAATGGAGTAGCGATTCGGCTATAGATGTCCACATGACATCCTCTCATGTACAAGACGCTTTCTTGAAGGCTCAATCGTTGCTCGTCAAAGCGCCTGATATCAGAAAATATGGGGTTCTTCGATAA
- a CDS encoding DUF1415 domain-containing protein, whose product MNLTTDEKIIAATKLWLERAVIGLNLCPFAKAVHVKNQIRYVVSSAATHEDLLRDLMRELEVLAETPAINIDTTLLVHPYVLTDFLEYNDFLDVADAALEDMDLEGALQVASFHPQYQFAGTQPDDIENYTNRSPYPMLHLLREASVVQAVSAFPEAEKIFDKNIETLRRLGHAGWNDLGLVKASPLLEN is encoded by the coding sequence ATGAATCTCACAACAGACGAAAAAATCATAGCTGCGACGAAACTTTGGTTGGAGCGGGCCGTCATTGGCCTCAACTTGTGCCCGTTTGCCAAGGCCGTTCACGTGAAAAATCAGATACGCTATGTGGTGAGTTCTGCGGCCACACATGAGGATTTGCTAAGAGACCTCATGCGAGAGCTGGAAGTGTTGGCCGAAACGCCAGCAATAAATATCGACACAACCTTGCTTGTTCATCCCTATGTGCTCACTGATTTTCTTGAATACAACGATTTTCTCGATGTAGCCGATGCGGCGCTGGAAGACATGGATTTGGAAGGTGCGTTGCAAGTGGCCAGCTTTCACCCGCAGTATCAGTTTGCCGGAACGCAGCCTGACGATATCGAAAACTACACCAATCGGTCGCCGTACCCAATGCTGCATCTGCTACGCGAAGCGAGTGTCGTGCAGGCGGTGTCGGCTTTTCCTGAGGCCGAGAAAATATTCGACAAAAACATTGAGACACTGCGCCGTTTGGGTCACGCAGGCTGGAATGACTTGGGGCTGGTTAAGGCCAGTCCTCTCCTGGAAAATTAA
- a CDS encoding serine/threonine protein kinase: protein MNALDSLNCRSDGRLLALNSYENRVYQVGMEEGSPLVAKFYRSERWTNAAILEEHTFVQALVEREIPVVPALVLGGKTLHTFEGFRFAVFPKHGGRAPELEDRNTLEWMGRFLGRIHAIGALKPFQHRPTLDIASFGVEPLDFLLTNNFIPADLVAAYRSVAEQALASVRHCFERAGSNVKTLRLHGDCHAGNVLWTDDGPHFVDFDDSRMGPAVQDLWMLLSGERADMARQLNDVLAGYKDFYDFDSCELHLVEALRTLRLIHYSAWLAQRWDDPAFKQAFPWFNTQRYWQDRILELREQIALMDEPPLWPV from the coding sequence ATGAACGCGCTGGACAGCTTGAACTGCCGCAGCGATGGCCGTCTGTTAGCGCTAAACAGCTATGAGAACCGCGTCTATCAGGTAGGCATGGAAGAAGGCTCACCGCTGGTCGCAAAATTCTATCGGTCGGAACGCTGGACGAATGCGGCCATACTCGAAGAGCACACTTTCGTGCAGGCGTTGGTCGAGCGCGAAATTCCGGTGGTACCTGCTTTGGTGCTGGGTGGCAAAACACTGCACACCTTCGAAGGATTTCGCTTCGCCGTTTTTCCCAAACACGGCGGACGTGCGCCCGAACTTGAAGATCGAAACACGCTGGAATGGATGGGGCGCTTTCTGGGTCGCATCCACGCCATTGGTGCGCTCAAACCGTTTCAGCATCGCCCCACACTGGATATAGCGAGTTTCGGTGTAGAACCACTTGATTTTTTACTGACCAATAACTTTATCCCGGCTGATCTTGTTGCTGCCTATCGTAGCGTAGCAGAGCAGGCACTGGCTAGCGTGCGACATTGCTTTGAGCGTGCCGGCAGCAATGTAAAAACACTACGTCTACATGGGGATTGTCATGCAGGTAATGTGCTATGGACGGATGACGGTCCGCACTTCGTTGATTTTGACGATAGCCGCATGGGGCCTGCTGTGCAAGACTTGTGGATGCTGTTATCGGGCGAGCGTGCTGACATGGCGCGGCAGTTGAATGACGTGCTGGCAGGGTATAAAGACTTTTACGATTTTGATTCATGTGAGTTGCATCTGGTCGAAGCTCTGCGCACCTTGCGCCTGATACATTATTCCGCCTGGCTGGCTCAGCGATGGGACGATCCAGCCTTCAAGCAAGCCTTCCCGTGGTTTAATACTCAACGCTATTGGCAAGATCGCATTCTGGAATTGCGCGAGCAGATCGCGCTGATGGACGAGCCGCCACTATGGCCGGTTTGA
- a CDS encoding YchJ family protein, which produces MAGLIDMQARCACGSKKIFTDCCECYIEGNTPAPSAEALMRSRYVAYTLGCDDYLLATWHPSTRAVTLDTVDKVETKWLGLEVKRHEYNLQEPNRALVEFVARYKAGGRAYRLHELSRFVREGDLWFYVDGDIH; this is translated from the coding sequence ATGGCCGGTTTGATTGATATGCAAGCTCGTTGCGCTTGCGGCAGCAAGAAAATTTTTACAGACTGTTGCGAGTGTTATATCGAGGGCAACACGCCTGCCCCCAGCGCTGAAGCTTTGATGCGTTCCCGCTATGTCGCTTACACATTGGGATGCGATGATTATTTACTGGCAACTTGGCATCCCTCTACTCGCGCCGTTACGTTGGATACAGTTGATAAAGTTGAGACAAAGTGGCTGGGGCTGGAGGTGAAACGCCATGAGTACAATCTTCAAGAACCGAACCGCGCCCTAGTGGAGTTTGTGGCGCGCTACAAAGCAGGGGGTCGTGCGTATCGACTGCACGAATTGAGTCGCTTCGTGCGCGAGGGCGACCTATGGTTTTATGTGGATGGAGACATTCACTAA
- a CDS encoding peptide chain release factor 3 — protein MASDSVTQPVLEAIDAPAPVSRDLITREVARRRTFGIISHPDAGKTTLTEKLLLFSGAIQLAGTVKARKSGRHATSDWMDIEKQRGISVASSVMQFEYRNHVVNLLDTPGHQDFSEDTYRVLTAVDSALMVIDAAKGVETQTIKLLNVCRMRNTPIITFINKMDRETRDPVELLDEVESVLNIQCAPVTWPLGMGKTFRGVYHLLRDEILLFAAGEERADQDFEIVKGIDNPRLVEMFPLEIGQLKAEVELLHGASHPFDLAAFLAGTQTPVFFGSAINNFGVREILNALLDWAPAPRARDATVRVVAPNEAAFTGFVFKIQANMDANHRDRIAFLRVCSGRFERGMKIKHLRINREIRVSNVVTFMASSREQVEEAYAGDIIGLPNHGNMQIGDSFSEGELLQFTGIPYFAPDFFRSVRIRNPIKVKQLHKGLQQLGEEGAVQVFKPVSGGDLILGAVGVLQFDVVASRLMGEYGVDAVFDGTNTTSARWVTCDDKKMLADFEKALSHNVAYDAASNMAYLAPNSVNLKLTQERWPKVVFHTTREHAVKL, from the coding sequence ATGGCATCAGATTCTGTAACACAGCCTGTACTAGAAGCAATTGACGCACCCGCACCTGTTTCGCGTGATTTAATCACGCGCGAAGTGGCGCGCCGTCGCACCTTCGGCATCATCTCTCACCCGGATGCGGGCAAAACCACACTGACCGAAAAATTACTGCTATTTTCCGGCGCGATTCAATTGGCGGGTACGGTAAAGGCACGCAAGAGCGGTCGCCACGCAACGTCCGACTGGATGGACATCGAGAAGCAACGTGGTATCTCTGTAGCCAGCTCAGTGATGCAGTTCGAATATCGTAACCATGTCGTAAATTTGCTCGATACCCCCGGCCACCAGGATTTTTCCGAAGACACCTACCGCGTGCTCACCGCCGTAGATTCCGCGCTCATGGTTATTGACGCGGCCAAGGGCGTGGAAACGCAAACCATCAAATTGCTCAACGTGTGCCGTATGCGCAACACACCCATCATAACCTTCATTAACAAGATGGACCGTGAAACACGCGACCCGGTGGAATTGCTGGATGAGGTTGAGTCGGTACTTAATATCCAATGCGCACCGGTGACTTGGCCGCTGGGGATGGGCAAAACTTTTCGGGGTGTCTATCACTTATTGCGCGACGAAATTTTACTGTTCGCGGCAGGCGAAGAACGCGCCGATCAGGATTTTGAAATAGTTAAAGGCATCGATAACCCGCGTCTTGTGGAAATGTTCCCATTGGAAATAGGTCAGCTTAAAGCGGAAGTTGAACTACTGCATGGAGCTTCTCATCCTTTTGATCTTGCCGCGTTTCTGGCCGGCACGCAAACTCCCGTATTCTTTGGCTCCGCTATCAACAACTTCGGCGTGCGCGAAATTCTCAACGCCCTGTTGGATTGGGCACCGGCGCCGCGTGCACGGGATGCCACTGTACGTGTTGTCGCACCTAACGAGGCGGCTTTTACTGGCTTCGTGTTCAAGATACAAGCCAACATGGACGCAAATCATCGTGACCGCATCGCCTTCTTGCGTGTTTGCTCCGGGCGCTTCGAGCGTGGCATGAAGATCAAACACCTGCGTATTAACCGCGAAATTCGTGTATCCAACGTTGTCACCTTTATGGCCTCCAGCCGTGAGCAGGTAGAAGAAGCCTACGCTGGCGACATCATCGGCTTACCCAACCACGGCAACATGCAGATCGGCGACAGCTTTTCCGAAGGCGAATTATTGCAGTTCACCGGCATTCCTTATTTCGCACCAGACTTTTTCCGCTCCGTGCGCATCCGGAACCCGATCAAGGTCAAGCAACTGCATAAAGGTTTGCAGCAGCTGGGTGAAGAGGGCGCTGTACAAGTATTCAAACCAGTTAGTGGGGGTGATTTAATTCTAGGCGCGGTCGGCGTACTGCAGTTCGATGTCGTCGCCAGTCGCTTGATGGGCGAATACGGCGTGGATGCAGTATTCGATGGCACCAATACCACGAGCGCGCGCTGGGTAACTTGTGACGACAAAAAAATGCTCGCCGATTTTGAGAAGGCCCTATCGCACAATGTCGCCTACGATGCCGCCAGCAACATGGCCTATCTCGCACCGAACAGCGTCAATCTCAAACTCACCCAGGAACGCTGGCCGAAAGTAGTTTTCCACACCACGCGTGAACATGCGGTGAAACTGTAG
- the arfB gene encoding alternative ribosome rescue aminoacyl-tRNA hydrolase ArfB encodes MLYISHNVTIADHEIELTAVRAQGAGGQNVNKVSSAVHLRFDINVSSLPDAFKARLFELHDHRITKDGVIIIKAQEFRSQEMNRGEALRRLKELVQSIAVLPTVRRATKPTRSSQRKRMDSKAKHGATKSMRGRVVE; translated from the coding sequence ATGCTGTATATCTCCCACAACGTTACCATTGCTGATCATGAGATCGAGTTAACCGCCGTGCGTGCGCAGGGAGCAGGCGGTCAGAACGTCAACAAGGTTTCCAGCGCCGTGCATCTGCGTTTCGACATCAACGTCTCATCGTTGCCAGACGCTTTTAAAGCGCGGCTCTTTGAACTGCACGATCACCGTATCACCAAAGACGGCGTGATAATTATCAAGGCGCAGGAATTTCGCAGTCAGGAAATGAATCGTGGTGAAGCATTACGACGCTTGAAAGAGTTGGTGCAGAGTATCGCGGTGTTGCCCACCGTCCGTCGTGCAACAAAACCTACGCGCAGTTCGCAGAGGAAGCGTATGGACAGCAAAGCCAAGCATGGTGCAACTAAAAGTATGCGTGGCCGGGTGGTGGAATAA
- a CDS encoding L-lactate dehydrogenase, with translation MNTALKIGIVGIGQVGSTTAYSLVLQGVGSELVLVDQNRALAEAHVMDILHATPFSHPVHLRSGDFSDLAGCGLVIIAAGVGQLPGEMRMQLLQRNAAIFADIVPQIVRYAADAILLVATNPLDVMTQITHRLAGLPAGRVLGSGTILDTARFRALLGELCKVSPSSVHAYVLGEHGDSEVLLWSGAEIAGIPLEQFAASCGCPLTADFKKQVDESVRRAAYRIIDGKGATYYGIGAALARLSRCILYDERTVFTACSVVPEVEGVTDVALSLPLIIGQTGVQATLRPPMNQDERKALHDSALLIKRSAASLGY, from the coding sequence TTGAATACTGCATTAAAAATTGGCATCGTCGGTATCGGGCAGGTCGGCAGTACCACCGCCTACTCACTAGTGTTACAGGGAGTGGGCAGCGAATTGGTGCTGGTCGATCAGAATCGCGCACTGGCCGAAGCGCATGTAATGGATATCCTGCACGCGACCCCATTTTCCCATCCGGTTCACCTTCGCAGTGGTGATTTTTCCGATCTAGCGGGATGTGGATTAGTGATCATAGCCGCGGGTGTCGGCCAGCTGCCGGGTGAAATGCGCATGCAGCTGCTGCAAAGGAATGCCGCTATCTTTGCCGACATTGTGCCGCAGATCGTGCGGTACGCGGCAGATGCCATTCTGCTGGTGGCGACCAACCCGCTTGATGTAATGACGCAAATCACACACAGGCTGGCCGGTTTACCGGCGGGCCGGGTGCTCGGGAGTGGAACCATCCTCGACACTGCACGCTTTCGTGCGCTACTTGGTGAGTTATGCAAGGTTTCACCGAGTTCGGTGCATGCGTATGTGCTGGGTGAGCACGGCGATTCAGAAGTGCTGCTGTGGTCCGGCGCCGAGATAGCGGGCATCCCGCTGGAACAGTTTGCCGCTTCGTGCGGCTGCCCGCTGACGGCAGATTTTAAAAAACAAGTTGACGAAAGCGTACGCCGCGCTGCTTACCGCATCATCGATGGCAAAGGCGCTACGTATTATGGGATCGGTGCCGCGCTTGCACGCTTGAGCCGCTGCATTCTTTATGACGAACGCACGGTGTTTACCGCTTGCTCGGTGGTGCCGGAGGTCGAAGGCGTGACCGACGTCGCGCTTTCCCTGCCGCTGATAATCGGACAAACCGGGGTTCAAGCCACGCTACGACCCCCGATGAATCAGGATGAAAGGAAAGCGCTGCATGATAGTGCATTGCTGATCAAACGCAGTGCCGCCAGCTTGGGATATTGA
- a CDS encoding YaeQ family protein, which yields MAIKATIFKANLQIADMERHYYQDHALTLARHPSETDERMMVRLLAFALHAHEYLEFGQGMTTDDEADLWRKDLTGAIELWIDVGLPDEKLIRKACGRSNQVIVYTYGGRVADMWFAQNSSQFERLRNLSVINLPMKHTRAIAKLAQRNMQLQCTIQDGQIWLSDGNDSAQVERVLLKVPSTRGH from the coding sequence ATGGCTATTAAAGCAACCATCTTCAAAGCCAATCTGCAAATCGCAGACATGGAGCGTCACTATTACCAAGATCACGCGCTTACTCTTGCACGACATCCTTCTGAAACAGACGAGCGCATGATGGTGCGGCTGTTAGCCTTTGCGTTGCATGCCCATGAATATCTGGAGTTCGGCCAAGGGATGACCACTGATGATGAGGCAGATTTGTGGCGGAAAGATTTAACGGGTGCGATTGAGTTATGGATAGACGTCGGGCTTCCCGACGAAAAACTAATACGTAAAGCCTGCGGCCGCTCTAACCAGGTGATTGTTTATACCTATGGCGGTCGTGTCGCTGATATGTGGTTCGCACAAAACAGCAGTCAATTCGAACGACTCAGGAATCTGAGCGTGATTAACCTGCCGATGAAACATACGCGCGCCATCGCCAAGCTGGCTCAGCGCAACATGCAGTTGCAATGCACCATTCAGGATGGACAGATATGGTTGAGCGATGGGAATGACAGTGCGCAGGTGGAACGGGTGTTGCTAAAAGTCCCATCCACTCGCGGGCATTGA
- a CDS encoding Lon protease family protein — protein sequence MLISNLTAADLRINIDPDSLGFSDTSELLTYPLPWIGQERAEMAARFGLEMDQSDYNLFVLGEVGSGRSSLLRQAMQVAAANKAVPPDLCYLHNFDAPERPQALYLSAGQGRLLRQLMARMTKSLQTEIPQCLEGQGFKVESERIEKTYKEEESKNYAELDAFAEARKFAIQREAGHMVFTFLGKKRHALTEDEVLVLPKEHRAEIEQAEQELRAKITSYFEKTRPLERAMNDALAALRRQVVKPLLNHELQGIRDGLKQESKDYVKLSAYLEQVMQDILDHVEQFKVSDTDEESRQGALSKVLSRYRVNLVVDNDGLSGAPVIVEDNPLFRSLFGSIEYQTESDVLVTDFTRIRAGSLHKAHGGFLMLHLRDLLADEMVWEKLRRLLRSGKLQIEEPGTALTPIAAVSLEPEAVKVEVKIILIGSREQYYELQEEDPEFARRFRVKVDFAESFLSSAETRRASSIFIAHACQEMGLPHFSAAAVARLLEGSHREADDQSRQSAIFARTEALVMESAALCRARAGFLVDAADVEAALQAHILRHDYPDQRLQESIAEGDVLITVHGEKVGQLNGLSQIDLRDYRFGFPIRVTARTFAGEDGLLNIGREVEMSGPIHDKGVFILQNYLSALFAHIAPLALNASIVFEQDYYGVEGDSASCAELYVLLSSLSGLPLKQGIAVTGAVNQHGEVLPVGGINEKIEGYFRVCETAGLDGSQGVLIPHRNRRNLMLEHKVIKAVAKGLFHIYTAEHTNEGIELLTGFPIGVANGTGNYPYDSVLGHAQKTLLAYRRACQVQEHPKEGRKHLR from the coding sequence ATGCTGATCTCAAATCTGACTGCCGCCGACCTGCGCATCAACATTGATCCCGATTCGCTTGGGTTTTCTGATACTTCAGAATTGCTGACATATCCACTACCCTGGATCGGGCAGGAGCGCGCGGAAATGGCCGCCCGCTTTGGCCTTGAAATGGACCAGTCCGACTATAACCTTTTCGTATTGGGTGAAGTCGGCAGTGGCCGCTCTTCGCTGCTCAGGCAAGCGATGCAGGTGGCTGCCGCAAATAAGGCGGTGCCGCCCGACTTATGCTATTTGCACAATTTCGATGCACCGGAAAGACCGCAGGCTCTATATTTGTCTGCCGGGCAGGGACGCTTGCTGCGTCAACTTATGGCGCGAATGACGAAATCCCTGCAGACAGAAATACCGCAATGCCTGGAGGGGCAGGGTTTCAAAGTAGAAAGCGAGCGCATTGAAAAAACCTACAAGGAAGAAGAAAGCAAGAACTACGCCGAACTCGATGCATTTGCCGAAGCCCGCAAGTTTGCAATTCAGCGCGAGGCAGGGCACATGGTTTTCACTTTTCTGGGTAAAAAAAGGCATGCACTTACTGAAGATGAAGTGCTTGTCTTGCCGAAAGAACATCGGGCTGAGATAGAGCAGGCTGAGCAGGAACTGCGCGCGAAGATTACCAGCTATTTTGAGAAAACCCGGCCGCTGGAGCGAGCTATGAACGATGCCTTGGCGGCGTTGCGGCGCCAAGTCGTGAAGCCGTTGTTGAATCATGAATTACAGGGAATCAGGGACGGATTGAAACAGGAGAGCAAAGATTACGTCAAGCTGAGTGCATATCTGGAGCAGGTCATGCAGGACATACTTGATCATGTGGAGCAGTTCAAGGTTTCCGATACCGATGAGGAAAGTCGGCAGGGGGCATTAAGTAAAGTGTTATCCCGTTACCGAGTTAATCTGGTAGTGGACAATGATGGCCTGAGCGGTGCACCGGTAATCGTGGAAGATAACCCATTATTCCGCTCACTGTTCGGTAGCATTGAATATCAGACCGAAAGCGATGTGTTGGTAACTGATTTTACCCGCATACGCGCTGGTAGCTTGCACAAAGCGCATGGGGGTTTTCTCATGCTGCATCTACGCGATCTGCTGGCCGATGAAATGGTGTGGGAGAAGTTGCGGCGCTTGTTGCGTAGCGGCAAGCTGCAAATCGAAGAGCCGGGTACCGCTCTCACACCGATTGCGGCCGTTTCCCTCGAACCCGAGGCGGTGAAGGTTGAAGTTAAGATCATTTTGATCGGTTCGCGCGAACAGTATTATGAGTTGCAGGAGGAGGATCCGGAGTTCGCACGCCGCTTTCGGGTCAAGGTAGACTTTGCCGAAAGCTTTTTATCCAGTGCTGAAACCCGCCGCGCTTCGTCAATTTTTATCGCCCACGCTTGCCAGGAGATGGGGCTGCCGCATTTTTCCGCCGCCGCCGTAGCACGTTTGCTAGAGGGTTCCCATCGAGAAGCGGACGACCAATCTCGCCAAAGCGCGATCTTCGCCCGTACTGAGGCGCTGGTAATGGAAAGTGCTGCGCTCTGCCGCGCTCGTGCCGGTTTTTTAGTTGATGCAGCGGATGTAGAGGCTGCACTTCAGGCGCACATCTTGCGCCACGATTACCCCGATCAGCGTTTGCAAGAATCCATCGCCGAAGGCGATGTGCTGATTACAGTGCATGGTGAGAAAGTGGGCCAGCTCAACGGTCTTTCCCAAATAGATCTGAGAGATTACCGCTTCGGCTTTCCGATACGAGTCACGGCGCGCACCTTTGCCGGTGAAGACGGCTTGCTCAATATTGGACGCGAGGTGGAAATGTCCGGACCAATTCATGATAAGGGCGTGTTCATTTTGCAGAACTACTTGTCCGCCTTATTTGCCCATATTGCACCGCTCGCGCTTAATGCATCAATTGTGTTTGAACAGGACTATTACGGGGTAGAGGGTGATTCTGCTTCCTGTGCCGAACTTTATGTTTTACTTTCATCCTTGTCGGGTTTGCCTCTCAAGCAAGGTATCGCGGTTACCGGCGCGGTCAATCAGCATGGAGAAGTGTTGCCGGTAGGTGGGATTAACGAAAAAATAGAAGGTTACTTTCGTGTCTGCGAAACGGCCGGATTGGACGGCAGCCAAGGCGTGCTGATTCCACACCGTAATCGCCGGAATCTGATGTTGGAACACAAGGTCATCAAGGCCGTCGCTAAAGGTTTATTTCATATTTACACCGCAGAGCATACCAACGAAGGCATAGAACTGCTTACCGGTTTCCCGATCGGCGTCGCGAACGGAACGGGCAATTATCCTTATGACAGCGTGCTGGGCCACGCCCAGAAAACCTTACTGGCCTACCGCCGCGCCTGTCAAGTGCAGGAACATCCGAAGGAAGGACGCAAGCATTTGCGCTGA